In Takifugu flavidus isolate HTHZ2018 chromosome 5, ASM371156v2, whole genome shotgun sequence, the following proteins share a genomic window:
- the smtnb gene encoding smoothelin isoform X5 codes for MVLVLDHLVKDDGPGSLLIHPQTEAITAEPDLLSHCQKSEASASDPSMSSVLSTSSLDCVATEKSLGSAYRARLDSAASDKSQSSSQRSRVNSGASEQSVDSYIRARKRSDSGASSHSGSTTSEEKGPTQEVEVARSGSTCSSDSEAESRSIQTQPNEDQVTIQEQPAGAVFSLRHRPNGLLNGGAKEKTDLLKQKLPANGDLPASNGKAKDSGCDSTAEKKNGVLEQFNRTNSVRDRMRKFTEATQSPNVPALKKAPLKNGTVSSKGGQANLSRATELFTPKTASWSTSGDRPTKPHMDSTSHTSATSQNHTTPQPRGVANKPLSSAGQWHNSVGGTRHPAEKDAHASSQSKEDEAPGRAAGQQVTQGEATDQDMKTFLTVEIKDGRAGASSTPSTRGNIVPITNMTPRITTNALGQRAELTLGLRATPFKTTSSSLSSGSSIKMETEPVVASEPVFSVAPSVQVPRHVPAIPNGSNTQTKPDEHPGKMTMEQLAAIEDEELLDKMLDESKDFEERKMIRAAMRDLRKRKREARLGCTQEEIDQREKERDTRLQELRQQREERSQKGRAGAGAGEMVMRKVEKSADGSSLSQITKTDRFTHCDDGSRSSRSTVVEASYIQKTDRGTVQSKSYSFTSSSSSSSSFNTSKKVGSVFDREDDTSSRGGGGGLAAIERRQAERRKELMRAQTLPKTSAMQARKAMIEKLEKEGGGPGNQAVAKVNKVQRSTSFGVPNANSIKQMLLDWCRAKTRSYEHVDIQNFSSSWSNGMAFCALVHNFFPDAFDYSSLSPSNRRQNFEVAFSAAETYAKCMPLLEVEDMMIMGNKPDSKCVFTYVQSLINHLRRHEMSMGRPCDL; via the exons ATGGTGTTGGTTCTTGATCACCTGGTGAAAGATGATGGGCCTGGATCTCTTCTGATCCATCCTCAGACAGAGGCCATAACTGCAGAGCCGGACCTCCTTTCTCACTGCCAAAAGTCTGAAGCTTCTGCTTCAGATCCAAGCATGAGCTCTGTGCTTTCCACGTCTAGTTTGGATTGTGTGGCTACGGAGAAAAGCCTTGGCTCAGCCTACCGAGCCCGACTAGACTCCGCTGCCTCAGACAAGAGTCAAAGTTCCTCACAGCGTAGTCGGGTCAACTCCGGGGCATCGGAGCAAAGTGTCGACTCCTACATAAGGGCAAG GAAACGAAGCGACTCAGGAGCATCCAGCCACAGTGGGAGTACGACTTCAGAAGAGAAGGGCCCAACACAGGAGGTGGAGGTAGCGCGAAGTGGTTCCACTTGCAGCTCGGATTCAGAAGCTGAGAGCAGAAGCATCCAGACACAGCCCAACGAGGATCAAGTCACGATTCAAGAGCAGCCCGCTGGTGCCGTTTTCTCTCTGAGACATCGTCCTAATGGCCTTCTCAATGGCGGCGCCAAAGAAAAAACTGATTTGCTTAAGCAAAAG CTCCCAGCTAACGGCGATCTGCCTGCTTCTAATGGCAAAGCAAAGGATTCTG GTTGTGACTCtacagcagagaagaaaaacgGTGTTCTGGAACAATTCAACCGCACCAACTCTGTTCGAGATCGAATGCGCAAGTTCACAGAAGCCACACAGAGTCCAAATGTCCCAGCTTTGAAGAAGGCTCCTCTGAAGAATGGTACCGTATCCAGCAAAGGAGGCCAGGCCAATCTGTCAAGAGCTACTGAGCTGTTTACACCAAAAACAGCATCCTGGAGCACATCTGGTGACAGACCGACAAAACCACATATGGATTCCACGTCTCACACCTCCGCCACATCCCAGAATCACACTACACCTCAGCCAAGAGGTGTGGCTAACAAACCTCTGTCTTCTGCTGGCCAATGGCACAACTCCGTGGGTGGGACAAGGCATCCAGCTGAAAAAGATGCTCACGCCTCCAGTCAGTCAAAGGAAGACGAGGCCCCAGGGAGAGCAGCTGGACAACAGGTCACCCAGGGAGAGGCAACAGACCAAGACATGAAGACTTTCCTTACAGTCGAGATCAAGGATGGGCGAGCTGGAGCCTCCTCTACACCTTCTACTAGAGGCAATATTGTCCCCATCACCAACATGACGCCGCGCATCACCACTAATGCTCTGGGACAAAGAGCAG AGTTGACCCTTGGCCTCAGAGCAACGCCATTCAAAACCACATCATCCAGTCTGTCCTCCGGTTCCTCCATCAAG ATGGAGACGGAACCCGTCGTGGCGTCTGAGCCGGTATTTTCAGTGGCACCCTCTGTCCAGGTGCCGCGTCACGTCCCCGCTATTCCCAATGGCTCCAACACCCAGACAAAACCTGATGAGCACCCTggaaaaatgacaatggaaCAGCTGGCTGCAATAGAGGATGAGGAGCTCCTTGACAAAATG CTTGATGAGTCAAAAGACTTTGAAGAGAGGAAGATGATCCGTGCAGCAATGAGAGACCTACGCAAGAGGAAGAGAG AGGCCAGGCTGGGATGTACTCAAGAGGAAATAG atcagagagaaaaagagcgCGACACCCGTCTGCAAGAGCTCCGGCAACAGAGAGAAGAACGATCACAGAAGGGCCGCGCTGGTGCCGGAGCAGGCGAGATGGTGATGAGGAAGGTGGAGAAGTCGGCAGATGGCTCCAGCCTCAGTCAGATCACTAAGACAGACCGCTTCACACACTGTG ATGATGGGAGCAGATCATCACGCAGCACTGTTGTGGAGGCCAGTTACATACAGAAAACAGACA GAGGGACGGTCCAGTCAAAGTCATACAGTTtcacctcttcatcctcctcctcctcctcctttaacaCAAGCAAAAAAGTGGGCAG CGTGTTTGATCGCGAGGATGACACATCTTctcgtggcggcggcggcgggctggCCGCCATCGAACGACGGCAGGCAGAGAGGCGCAAGGAGCTGATGAGGGCTCAGACTTTGCCCAAGACGTCCGCCATGCAGGCCCGCAAAGCCATGatagagaagctggagaaggagggcGGCGG CCCTGGAAATCAGGCCGTCGCCAAGGTAAACAAAGTTCAGCGTTCCACCAGCTTCGGAGTACCCAACGCAAACTCCATCAAGCAGATGCTGCTTGACTGGTGTCGTGCCAAAACCCGATCATATGAG CATGTGGATATTCAGAATTTCTCATCCAGCTGGAGTAATGGCATGGCATTTTGTGCCCTGGTGCACAACTTTTTCCCCGACGCCTTCGACTACAGCTCCCTGAGCCCCAGCAACCGCCGGCAAAACTTTGAGGTGGCTTTCAGCGCTGCAGA